A region from the Pseudomonas sp. KU26590 genome encodes:
- the asd gene encoding aspartate-semialdehyde dehydrogenase has protein sequence MKRVGLVGWRGMVGSVLMQRMLEEQDFDLIEPVFFTTSNVGGQGPSVGKDVAPLKDAYSIDELKTLDVVLTCQGGDYTNEVFPKLREAGWQGYWIDAASSLRMQDDAVIILDPVNRKVIDQQLDAGTKNYIGGNCTVSLMLMGLGGLFEAGLVEWMNVMTYQAASGAGAQNMRELIKQMGAINASVADELANPASAILDIDRKVADAMRGEGFPTENFGVPLAGSLIPWIDKELPNGQSREEWKGQAETNKILGRFKSPIPVDGICVRIGAMRCHSQALTIKLNKDVPIADIEGMISQHNPWVKLVPNNREASIQELSPTSVTGTLNIPVGRLRKLNMGSQYLGAFTVGDQLLWGAAEPLRRMLRILLER, from the coding sequence ATGAAACGTGTAGGTCTGGTCGGTTGGCGCGGGATGGTCGGTTCCGTGCTCATGCAGCGCATGCTGGAAGAGCAGGATTTCGATCTCATTGAGCCGGTTTTTTTCACCACCTCCAACGTCGGCGGCCAAGGCCCGTCGGTGGGCAAGGACGTCGCGCCGCTCAAAGATGCCTACAGCATCGACGAGCTCAAGACCCTGGACGTGGTGCTGACCTGCCAGGGCGGCGACTACACCAACGAAGTATTCCCCAAGCTGCGCGAAGCGGGCTGGCAGGGTTACTGGATCGACGCGGCGTCGTCCCTGCGCATGCAGGATGATGCGGTGATCATCCTCGATCCGGTCAACCGCAAGGTCATCGACCAGCAGCTGGATGCCGGCACCAAAAATTACATCGGCGGCAATTGCACCGTCAGCCTGATGCTGATGGGCTTGGGCGGGCTGTTCGAGGCAGGTCTCGTGGAGTGGATGAACGTCATGACGTATCAGGCCGCTTCCGGTGCCGGTGCGCAGAACATGCGTGAGTTGATCAAGCAGATGGGTGCGATCAATGCGTCGGTGGCGGACGAACTGGCGAACCCTGCCAGCGCGATTCTGGACATCGATCGCAAAGTGGCTGACGCGATGCGTGGCGAGGGCTTCCCGACCGAGAACTTCGGGGTGCCGCTGGCGGGCAGTCTGATCCCGTGGATCGACAAGGAGCTGCCGAACGGTCAGAGCCGCGAGGAGTGGAAAGGGCAGGCGGAGACGAACAAGATTCTGGGTCGTTTCAAGAGCCCGATCCCGGTCGACGGTATTTGCGTGCGCATCGGCGCGATGCGGTGCCACAGTCAGGCGCTGACGATCAAGCTGAACAAGGATGTGCCGATCGCCGACATCGAGGGGATGATCAGTCAGCACAACCCGTGGGTGAAGCTGGTGCCGAATAATCGCGAAGCGAGCATTCAGGAGCTGAGCCCGACGTCGGTGACCGGGACGTTGAATATTCCGGTGGGGCGTTTGCGCAAGTTGAACATGGGTTCGCAGTATCTGGGCGCGTTTACCGTGGGCGACCAGTTGTTGTGGGGCGCGGCCGAGCCGTTGCGTCGGATGCTTCGTATTCTGCTGGAACGGTAA
- a CDS encoding acyltransferase family protein: MKRFLVLDSLRGLCALTLIVHHSHIERSITELSFFRNASQFAGLFFALSGFLIYRRYVGTLNTSRQLGDFMIGRACRVMPLHIAVLLFFIGFECLKLVLERYGLLLNFPAFSGDRAPGEILPNLLLIQAWWPGFNALSFNYPSWWVSVAFYLWLIFGLVCYALPGMARMIFTLLGGLAFVGLFADSDLLKRYVLSGGACFFAGTVTYRLYARLRNFAPGLVLGSVLEVGILASIGWLMVDGEAPLTIELALLFCLAILVFAWEAGVVSRLLQVRVFPALGKLWLSIYLTHAAVIFVVATGLTVAAKFGGYPLLVDKPGEIPGSLVRYLSTGSALNDNLLLLLVVVAVLVVSMLAHRYIEVPGVRFAAVLRSRSNSRSEASA, from the coding sequence ATGAAGCGATTCCTCGTGCTCGACAGCCTGCGCGGTCTCTGCGCCCTCACCCTGATTGTTCATCACTCGCACATCGAGCGAAGCATCACGGAGCTTTCGTTTTTCCGTAACGCCAGCCAGTTCGCAGGTCTGTTCTTCGCCCTGAGCGGGTTTCTGATTTACCGGCGATACGTCGGCACGCTGAACACCTCGCGACAGCTGGGCGACTTCATGATTGGCCGGGCCTGCCGGGTCATGCCCCTGCACATCGCGGTGTTGTTGTTCTTCATCGGTTTCGAGTGTTTGAAGCTGGTGCTGGAACGCTATGGGCTGCTGTTGAATTTCCCGGCGTTCAGCGGTGACCGGGCGCCTGGGGAGATCCTGCCCAATCTGTTGCTGATTCAGGCGTGGTGGCCGGGCTTCAATGCGCTGTCGTTCAACTATCCGTCGTGGTGGGTCAGCGTCGCGTTTTATCTGTGGCTGATCTTCGGGCTGGTCTGCTATGCGCTGCCGGGCATGGCGCGGATGATTTTCACGCTGCTGGGGGGGTTGGCGTTTGTCGGGCTGTTTGCGGATTCCGATCTGCTGAAGCGCTATGTGTTGTCGGGCGGGGCCTGTTTTTTTGCGGGCACGGTGACGTATCGGTTGTACGCGCGCCTGCGCAATTTCGCGCCGGGGCTGGTGCTGGGCAGTGTGCTTGAGGTGGGGATATTGGCGTCGATCGGCTGGCTGATGGTGGACGGCGAAGCCCCGCTGACGATTGAGCTGGCGCTGCTGTTTTGCCTGGCGATTCTGGTGTTCGCCTGGGAGGCCGGGGTGGTGTCGCGGCTGTTGCAGGTGCGGGTGTTTCCGGCGCTGGGCAAATTGTGGCTGTCGATTTACCTGACCCATGCCGCGGTGATTTTCGTGGTCGCGACGGGGCTGACAGTGGCGGCGAAGTTTGGCGGTTATCCGCTGTTGGTGGATAAGCCAGGGGAGATTCCGGGGTCGTTGGTGCGTTATCTGAGTACGGGCAGTGCCCTGAACGACAATCTGTTGTTGCTGTTGGTGGTGGTGGCGGTTTTGGTGGTTTCGATGTTGGCGCATCGGTATATCGAGGTGCCGGGCGTGCGGTTTGCTGCAGTTTTAAGATCAAGGTCAAATTCAAGATCAGAAGCATCTGCCTAG
- a CDS encoding 2-dehydro-3-deoxygalactonokinase: MQAQLIALDWGTTSLRAYRLGEHGRVLEQRSLSAGIMQLPSTPRSIGGQQVSNGFELAFDEACGDWLDAEPTLPVIACGMVGSAQGWREAVYQQTPASVAALSSALVTVRSVRGVDIHIIPGILQRSELPNVMRGEETQVLGILDSLTASEAAKPLLIGLPGSHSKWVRAVDGRIEHFDTFMTGEVYAALSSHTILGRTMQRSDTFDAEAFDRGVGVSRSANGAAGPLSTIFSCRTLGLTGVLSGTAQSDYLSGLLIGHEIVALAQLLRQTDAQLPAVILVGSDALIARYQRALDANGFAQVTPAEQATERGLWQVAVQAGLIQSSSSAAARPLHVEN, translated from the coding sequence ATGCAGGCGCAATTGATCGCGCTCGACTGGGGTACGACATCCCTTCGCGCGTATCGACTCGGCGAACACGGCCGGGTACTGGAACAACGTTCGCTCAGCGCGGGCATCATGCAGCTGCCATCGACACCCCGTTCGATCGGCGGGCAGCAGGTTTCCAACGGATTCGAGCTGGCGTTTGACGAAGCCTGCGGCGACTGGCTCGACGCCGAACCAACGCTGCCGGTGATCGCCTGCGGCATGGTCGGCAGCGCCCAGGGCTGGCGCGAGGCGGTCTATCAGCAGACGCCCGCCAGCGTTGCAGCCCTCAGCTCTGCGCTGGTCACGGTGCGCAGCGTGCGCGGCGTCGACATTCACATCATTCCCGGCATCCTGCAGCGTTCCGAGCTGCCCAACGTGATGCGCGGCGAAGAAACCCAAGTCCTCGGCATTCTCGACTCGCTGACCGCCAGCGAAGCCGCCAAACCCCTGTTGATCGGCCTGCCCGGCAGCCACTCGAAGTGGGTGAGGGCGGTGGACGGCCGGATCGAGCATTTCGATACCTTCATGACCGGTGAGGTCTACGCCGCGCTGTCCAGTCATACCATTCTCGGCCGTACGATGCAGCGCAGCGACACCTTCGACGCTGAAGCGTTTGACCGAGGCGTGGGGGTGTCGCGGTCGGCCAACGGCGCGGCGGGTCCGCTGTCGACCATCTTCAGCTGCCGCACGCTCGGTTTGACCGGCGTACTGTCCGGCACCGCTCAATCCGATTACCTGTCCGGCCTGTTGATCGGCCACGAGATCGTCGCGCTGGCGCAACTGCTGCGCCAGACCGACGCGCAGCTGCCTGCCGTGATCCTTGTCGGCAGCGACGCCCTGATCGCACGCTATCAGCGCGCCCTCGATGCCAACGGTTTTGCCCAGGTGACCCCGGCGGAGCAGGCCACCGAGCGTGGCCTCTGGCAGGTCGCGGTGCAGGCCGGTCTGATTCAATCATCCTCTTCGGCCGCTGCCCGGCCCCTTCACGTAGAGAACTGA
- a CDS encoding 2-dehydro-3-deoxy-6-phosphogalactonate aldolase, translating into MLKQALVQNGLVAILRGLRPEEAPAIGDVLYTAGFRVIEVPLNSPQPYDSIRLLRQSLPADCLIGAGTVLTPEQVRQVKEAGGQVIVMPHSDPKVLRAAKAEGLFLSPGVATPTEAFAALAEGADVLKMFPAEQMGPAVVKAWLAVLPAGTALIPVGGITPDNMKVFLDAGVSGFGLGSGLFKPGMSADDVAKSAKAYVDAWNQHKPANNQ; encoded by the coding sequence ATGCTCAAGCAAGCCCTCGTGCAAAACGGTCTGGTCGCGATTCTGCGCGGCCTGCGCCCCGAAGAAGCGCCGGCCATTGGTGATGTCCTGTACACCGCCGGTTTCCGCGTCATCGAAGTACCGCTCAATTCCCCGCAGCCGTACGACAGCATCCGCCTGCTGCGTCAGAGCCTGCCCGCCGATTGCCTGATCGGAGCGGGCACGGTGCTGACGCCGGAGCAAGTGCGCCAGGTCAAGGAAGCCGGCGGCCAGGTCATCGTCATGCCCCACAGTGATCCGAAGGTGCTGCGGGCGGCCAAGGCCGAAGGCCTGTTCCTGTCCCCGGGCGTGGCGACGCCGACCGAAGCCTTTGCCGCGCTGGCCGAAGGCGCCGACGTGCTGAAGATGTTCCCGGCCGAGCAAATGGGCCCGGCGGTGGTCAAGGCCTGGCTGGCGGTATTGCCGGCCGGCACGGCGCTGATTCCGGTCGGGGGCATTACCCCGGACAACATGAAAGTCTTCCTCGACGCCGGCGTCTCCGGTTTCGGCCTGGGTTCGGGCCTGTTCAAGCCGGGCATGAGCGCCGATGACGTCGCCAAGAGCGCCAAGGCCTACGTGGACGCCTGGAACCAGCACAAGCCTGCAAACAATCAGTGA
- the dgoD gene encoding galactonate dehydratase encodes MKITKLTTYIVPPRWCFLKVETDQGVTGWGEPVVEGRAHTVAAAVEELSDYLIGKDPRNIEDIWTVLYRGGFYRGGAIHMSALAGIDQALWDIKGKALGVSVSDLLGGQVRDKIRVYSWIGGDRPADTARAAKEAVERGFTAVKMNGTEELQFLDTFDKVDLALANVAAVRDAVGPNVGIGVDFHGRVHKPMAKVLMKELDPYKLMFIEEPVLSENYEALKELAPLTSTPIALGERLFSRWDFKRVLSEGYVDIIQPDASHAGGITETRKIANMAEAYDVALALHCPLGPIALAACLQLDAVCYNAFIQEQSLGIHYNESNDLLDYIKNPEVFDYDKGMVKIPNGPGLGIEINEEYVKERAAIGHRWRNPIWRHADGSFAEW; translated from the coding sequence ATGAAAATCACGAAACTCACGACGTACATCGTTCCGCCGCGCTGGTGCTTCCTGAAAGTCGAGACCGACCAGGGCGTCACCGGTTGGGGCGAACCTGTGGTCGAAGGCCGCGCCCACACCGTGGCTGCCGCGGTTGAGGAACTGTCCGACTATTTGATCGGCAAAGACCCGCGCAACATCGAAGACATCTGGACCGTGCTGTATCGCGGCGGCTTCTACCGAGGCGGCGCCATTCACATGAGCGCGCTGGCGGGTATCGACCAAGCGCTGTGGGACATCAAGGGCAAGGCGCTGGGCGTGTCGGTCAGCGACCTGCTCGGCGGCCAGGTGCGCGACAAGATTCGGGTGTATTCGTGGATCGGTGGCGACCGTCCGGCTGACACCGCGCGTGCGGCGAAAGAAGCGGTGGAGCGTGGCTTCACTGCGGTGAAAATGAACGGCACCGAAGAGCTGCAGTTCCTCGACACCTTCGACAAGGTCGATCTGGCCCTCGCCAACGTCGCCGCGGTACGCGATGCCGTGGGCCCGAACGTGGGGATCGGCGTCGACTTCCACGGTCGCGTGCACAAGCCGATGGCCAAAGTCCTGATGAAAGAGCTGGACCCGTACAAGCTGATGTTCATCGAAGAGCCAGTGCTCAGCGAGAACTACGAAGCGCTGAAGGAACTGGCGCCGTTGACCAGCACGCCGATTGCCCTGGGCGAGCGTTTGTTCTCCCGCTGGGATTTCAAGCGCGTGTTGAGCGAAGGCTACGTCGACATCATCCAGCCGGATGCTTCCCACGCCGGCGGTATCACCGAAACCCGCAAGATCGCCAACATGGCCGAAGCCTATGACGTGGCGCTGGCCCTGCATTGCCCGCTGGGCCCGATCGCGCTGGCCGCGTGCCTGCAACTGGACGCCGTTTGCTACAACGCGTTCATTCAGGAGCAGAGCCTGGGCATTCACTACAACGAAAGCAACGACCTGCTCGACTACATCAAAAACCCGGAAGTCTTCGACTACGACAAGGGCATGGTGAAGATCCCGAACGGCCCCGGCCTGGGCATCGAGATCAACGAAGAGTACGTCAAGGAACGCGCCGCCATCGGCCACCGCTGGCGCAACCCGATCTGGCGCCACGCCGACGGCAGCTTTGCCGAGTGGTGA
- a CDS encoding MFS transporter codes for MRTQTVPQARATTATPTRKRFFIMVLLFITVVINYLDRSNLSIAAPALTSELGIDPVHVGLIFSAFGWTYAAMQLPGGWLVDRVPPRILYTVALALWSIATIFLGFVGSFIGLFILRMAVGALEAPAYPINSRVVTAWFPEKERATAVGFYTSGQFVGLAFLTPVLAWLQSRYGWHMVFVATGGVGVLWAAIWYMVYREPRDFKGINQGEIDLIKDGGGLVDMQTDASKRKSGFSWQDLGIVLTKRKLWGIYLGQFCLNSTLWFFLTWFPTYLVKYRGMDFIKSGLLASLPFLAAFVGVLCSGFFSDWLIRRGHTVGFARKTPIIAGLLISTSIIGANYVDSTPLVIAFLALAFFGNGLASITWSLVSTLAPARLLGLTGGTFNLIGNLAAIATPIVIGFLASGDSFAPAITYIAVLALLGALSYILLVGKVERIEV; via the coding sequence ATGCGCACACAGACTGTTCCGCAAGCGCGGGCGACCACGGCCACGCCGACCCGCAAACGCTTTTTCATCATGGTGCTGCTGTTCATCACCGTGGTGATCAACTACCTCGACCGCAGCAACCTGTCCATCGCCGCGCCCGCACTGACCAGCGAGCTGGGCATCGACCCGGTGCACGTCGGCCTGATCTTCTCCGCGTTCGGCTGGACCTACGCCGCCATGCAGCTGCCCGGCGGCTGGCTGGTGGATCGCGTACCGCCGCGCATCCTCTACACCGTAGCGCTGGCGTTGTGGTCCATCGCGACCATCTTCCTCGGCTTCGTCGGCAGCTTCATCGGACTGTTTATTTTGCGCATGGCCGTCGGCGCGCTGGAGGCCCCGGCCTATCCCATCAACAGCCGGGTCGTCACCGCCTGGTTCCCGGAAAAGGAACGCGCCACCGCCGTCGGCTTTTACACCTCCGGCCAATTCGTCGGCCTGGCGTTCCTGACGCCGGTGCTCGCGTGGCTGCAGAGCCGCTACGGCTGGCACATGGTGTTCGTGGCCACCGGTGGCGTCGGCGTGCTCTGGGCAGCAATCTGGTACATGGTGTATCGCGAACCGCGTGACTTCAAAGGCATCAACCAGGGCGAGATCGACCTGATCAAGGACGGCGGCGGCCTGGTCGACATGCAGACCGATGCCTCGAAACGCAAGAGCGGTTTCAGCTGGCAGGATCTGGGCATCGTGCTGACCAAGCGCAAGCTGTGGGGCATCTACCTGGGCCAGTTCTGCCTGAACTCGACGCTGTGGTTCTTCCTTACCTGGTTCCCGACCTATCTGGTCAAATACCGCGGCATGGACTTCATCAAGTCCGGCCTGCTGGCCTCGCTGCCGTTTCTCGCAGCGTTCGTCGGTGTGCTCTGTTCGGGGTTCTTCTCCGACTGGCTGATCCGTCGCGGCCACACCGTGGGTTTCGCGCGCAAGACGCCGATCATCGCCGGGCTGTTGATCTCCACCTCGATCATCGGCGCCAACTACGTCGACTCGACCCCGCTGGTGATCGCCTTCCTCGCGCTGGCCTTCTTCGGCAACGGCCTGGCGTCGATCACCTGGTCACTGGTGTCGACCCTCGCCCCGGCGCGGCTGTTAGGGCTGACCGGCGGCACGTTCAACCTGATCGGCAACCTGGCGGCGATCGCCACGCCGATCGTCATCGGCTTCCTGGCGTCGGGTGATTCCTTTGCGCCTGCGATCACCTACATTGCCGTTCTCGCGCTGCTCGGGGCGTTGTCCTACATCCTCTTGGTGGGCAAGGTCGAACGCATCGAGGTGTAA
- a CDS encoding DEAD/DEAH box helicase yields the protein MSSQPSNSESSSFERLHPDVQQWVWAQGWTALRDAQEWAISALVDADRDVIIAASTAAGKTEAAFLPILTNLMEHQDPAGAVLYISPLKALINDQWDRLSRLCEQLDLPVVAWHGDVSASKKHTFLKSPNGVLLITPESLEALFVNRGSSLIALFQNLRYIVVDELHAFIGSERGKQLQSLMQRVELVAGKTLPRVGLSATLGDMSLASEFLRPGHPERVQVIESKSSGQNLQVQVRGYMMPPMQKLRAVDVPNADPDQNPEEEEEEDESGSRHAIAAHMYKVLRGSNNLVFPNSRQEVEWYADRLRRLCEITGMPNEFLPHHGSLSKDLREDTERALKAGTPPATAVCTTTLELGIDIGNIKTVVQIGSPPSVASLRQRLGRSGRRNDEPATLRAYCQERELTDQSLLSDLLRQNLVQTIAMIRLLIGNWFEPPRAEGLHASTLVQQILSVIAQQGGASAAQLWGGLVGSGTFKSISKTDFFSLLKGLGEKKLIVQDSSGLLLPGEIGERLINHYEFYSAFTSDEEFRLVREGKPLGSIPVSRPLMKGQRIIFGGRRWRVLDVDIEKKVIVVTAARGGQPPQFDGLGAMVHDHVREEMRAVLTETTPCPFIDSKAQELLSEARKSFRSLGLVDEFTYGSDSKTHLVTWRGDQTNDALVLMFNHVGMACESSGLALSVGGSQKNVAEALAKIAELDPDDIESLLEGVENLIKEKWDWALPRSLLMKSYASSQLNFKGAVEFATLFSTRWLHGASTFESTTVH from the coding sequence ATGAGCTCACAACCTTCAAACTCTGAATCCTCGTCTTTCGAGCGCCTGCACCCCGACGTTCAACAGTGGGTCTGGGCTCAGGGATGGACAGCGTTAAGGGACGCACAGGAATGGGCAATTTCCGCGCTGGTCGATGCTGATCGGGATGTGATTATTGCCGCCTCAACAGCTGCCGGTAAGACTGAGGCCGCATTCCTGCCCATCCTCACTAACCTGATGGAGCACCAAGACCCTGCCGGGGCCGTCCTCTATATCAGCCCGTTAAAGGCACTCATCAACGATCAATGGGACAGGCTGAGTCGACTCTGTGAGCAGTTGGATCTTCCCGTCGTCGCATGGCACGGCGATGTGTCTGCCAGCAAAAAACATACGTTTCTCAAGTCTCCTAATGGCGTCTTGCTGATCACCCCAGAGTCGCTTGAGGCGCTGTTCGTCAACAGAGGCTCCAGCCTGATAGCCCTGTTCCAGAACCTGCGTTACATCGTGGTCGACGAGCTGCATGCCTTCATTGGCAGCGAGCGTGGCAAGCAGCTCCAGTCATTGATGCAGCGAGTCGAGCTTGTAGCCGGAAAAACCCTGCCGAGAGTCGGCTTGTCCGCCACGCTGGGAGACATGTCGCTGGCGAGCGAGTTTCTCAGGCCCGGGCATCCAGAGCGGGTGCAGGTGATTGAATCGAAATCATCTGGCCAGAATCTTCAGGTGCAAGTGCGCGGCTACATGATGCCGCCGATGCAAAAGTTGCGTGCTGTCGACGTACCAAATGCCGACCCTGATCAGAACCCTGAAGAAGAGGAGGAAGAAGACGAGTCCGGCTCCAGGCATGCCATCGCCGCACACATGTACAAGGTGCTGCGGGGCAGTAACAACTTGGTTTTCCCAAACAGTCGGCAGGAGGTGGAGTGGTACGCAGACCGCCTGCGTCGGCTGTGTGAAATCACCGGTATGCCCAACGAATTCCTGCCTCATCACGGCAGCCTTTCGAAAGACCTTCGAGAAGACACGGAGCGTGCGCTCAAAGCAGGCACACCGCCGGCGACCGCGGTCTGCACCACTACCCTGGAGCTTGGCATAGACATCGGCAACATCAAGACTGTTGTCCAGATAGGTTCGCCTCCATCAGTTGCGAGCCTGCGCCAACGCCTGGGCAGGTCAGGCCGCCGCAACGACGAACCCGCCACTCTCCGGGCCTACTGTCAGGAACGGGAGCTGACTGACCAATCATTATTGTCAGACCTGCTACGCCAGAACCTCGTCCAAACTATCGCGATGATCAGGCTGCTGATAGGCAACTGGTTCGAGCCGCCCAGGGCTGAGGGTTTGCACGCCTCGACTCTGGTGCAACAGATTCTGTCAGTGATCGCACAGCAAGGAGGCGCCAGCGCTGCACAACTGTGGGGTGGTCTTGTCGGAAGCGGGACATTCAAGAGCATTTCCAAGACTGACTTCTTCTCTCTGCTGAAAGGTCTCGGCGAGAAGAAACTGATCGTGCAAGACAGCTCAGGCCTGTTGCTTCCAGGAGAGATCGGCGAACGACTCATCAACCACTACGAGTTCTACAGCGCCTTCACCAGCGATGAAGAGTTCAGGCTTGTTCGAGAAGGCAAACCGCTTGGCTCAATACCGGTCAGTCGGCCTCTGATGAAGGGCCAGCGCATTATCTTTGGTGGCCGGCGATGGCGGGTACTCGATGTCGATATCGAAAAAAAGGTGATTGTCGTCACTGCCGCCCGAGGCGGTCAACCACCCCAATTCGATGGACTAGGTGCCATGGTGCACGATCATGTCCGCGAGGAAATGCGCGCTGTACTGACCGAAACGACGCCCTGCCCCTTCATCGATAGCAAAGCACAGGAGTTGCTGAGCGAAGCCCGTAAATCGTTCAGATCACTCGGGCTGGTAGATGAATTCACCTATGGCTCTGACTCGAAAACTCATTTAGTCACCTGGCGTGGCGATCAAACCAACGACGCTCTGGTACTCATGTTCAACCACGTAGGAATGGCGTGCGAGAGCTCAGGCCTTGCGTTGTCGGTTGGCGGCTCACAAAAGAATGTCGCTGAAGCGCTCGCCAAGATCGCTGAGCTGGATCCGGACGATATCGAATCACTGCTGGAAGGTGTCGAGAATCTCATCAAGGAAAAATGGGACTGGGCGTTGCCCCGCTCGCTGCTCATGAAATCCTATGCCTCGTCTCAGCTCAACTTCAAAGGCGCGGTCGAGTTCGCAACGTTGTTCAGTACTCGGTGGCTTCACGGTGCAAGCACGTTTGAAAGCACAACCGTTCACTAG
- a CDS encoding ATP-binding protein, with translation MSTIRPKDRDAVIQSLRAGVVPRAGQHLIQVGRAGELDALLKDIDRLADGGSAFRIVVGEYGAGKTFFLNLVRGIAMERKLVTMHADLNPDRRLHASGGQARSLYAELAKNMSTRTKPDGGALQGIVEKFISQAKSEAKTRGVESEVVIREFLADLTEMVNGYDFADVIAKYCQGFEQGNEQLKADAIRWLRGEFTTRTDARAALGVRTIIDDASVYDQLKLLSRFVRLAGFGGLMICLDELVNLYKLANTQARNANYEQILRILNDSLQGSTEGLGFVLGGTPEFLMDTRRGLYSYPALQSRLAENTFAKSGLIDLSGPVIRLSSLTPEDFYVLLQKLRNVYAYGDPGKYLMPDEAIPSFMAHCNQRLGEAYFRTPRTTITAFINLLAVLEQNPGADWRALVGAVQIAQDDGGKQDLSIEADDELTTFKL, from the coding sequence ATGAGCACGATACGCCCAAAGGATCGCGATGCGGTCATCCAGTCATTGCGAGCCGGTGTAGTCCCTCGTGCGGGCCAGCATCTTATTCAGGTGGGTCGAGCGGGTGAACTGGACGCCCTTCTGAAAGACATAGATCGACTCGCTGACGGCGGCTCCGCCTTCAGGATTGTGGTAGGCGAATATGGGGCCGGGAAAACCTTCTTCCTCAACCTCGTCCGGGGCATTGCGATGGAGCGAAAGCTGGTCACAATGCACGCCGATTTGAACCCGGATCGCCGTCTGCATGCCTCAGGCGGACAGGCACGCTCACTGTATGCAGAGCTTGCTAAAAACATGTCCACCCGGACGAAACCGGACGGTGGTGCGCTGCAGGGTATCGTAGAAAAATTCATTTCTCAGGCTAAATCGGAAGCGAAAACTCGGGGCGTCGAGAGCGAAGTCGTTATTAGAGAATTCCTCGCCGATCTCACTGAGATGGTAAACGGCTACGACTTCGCTGACGTCATTGCCAAGTATTGCCAAGGGTTTGAACAAGGCAACGAGCAACTCAAGGCGGATGCCATCCGGTGGCTTCGAGGCGAATTCACTACCAGGACAGATGCACGTGCGGCGCTCGGTGTCCGAACCATCATTGATGACGCATCGGTCTACGATCAGCTGAAGTTGCTGTCGCGGTTCGTACGCCTGGCGGGGTTCGGCGGCCTCATGATTTGCCTGGACGAGCTCGTCAATCTATACAAGCTCGCGAACACTCAGGCACGCAACGCCAACTACGAGCAGATCTTGCGGATTCTGAACGACTCCCTACAAGGCTCGACCGAGGGCCTTGGCTTCGTCCTCGGCGGTACGCCTGAGTTTCTGATGGACACCCGGCGCGGACTTTACAGCTACCCCGCTTTGCAATCCCGGCTTGCCGAAAACACGTTTGCCAAATCTGGCTTGATCGACCTGTCCGGGCCGGTCATCCGCCTGAGCAGCCTCACCCCGGAAGACTTCTACGTACTGCTTCAAAAGCTGCGTAACGTCTATGCCTATGGTGACCCGGGAAAATACCTGATGCCTGACGAGGCAATCCCTTCGTTCATGGCGCACTGTAACCAACGGTTGGGTGAGGCCTACTTCCGCACTCCACGCACAACCATCACAGCCTTCATCAACCTGCTCGCGGTGCTGGAGCAGAACCCTGGAGCGGACTGGCGTGCCTTGGTGGGGGCCGTTCAGATTGCCCAGGATGATGGCGGCAAGCAGGATTTAAGCATCGAGGCGGACGATGAGCTCACAACCTTCAAACTCTGA